GAACATCGGAAATTTTATACAAATTACCTTCTTTTAATATTTCAATAAGAGCATAATAATAAGTAAAATTGGAGATATTATCTTCTGTACCTTTAATAGTTTCAATCTCAGCAAAGTATTTCATTTTATCTAAATTTTTATTTAATTCAGGAACTTTTTTTAGTTTTATTAGATTTATATGAAGAATATTTTCAAAAGATTTAAGATACTCAGTATAATTTACCTTATCTCTATATTTAGATGATAAAAAATTATATGCCACTGGATAGGGTATTTGAGCATTGCCAAGTGTTCCGCAGCCTGCTCCCTTCCCTTCTATTGGGTTCGCCGCTTCCCTTAAAACACTGAAGTAATTAATTATTGTATCCTCTGCAGTTTTAAAAAGGCTACTGGGTAATGTAATTTCATAGGGCTTTTTATCGTAGAACTTATCAAAAAATTTATAACCATTAACCCTATCATTAATAGAAGGTAATTTTGATGGTCTAAAATACTTATCTGTATCTTTCCCTTCACTATCACTAAATTGTTCATAAAACCGTCCTCCCATTGTTATCTTTATAGGGTTTATATTTTGATTATATACAATGAAAATAATTAATGTTAATAATAAAACTGTTAATAACCCAATAATAATTTGAAAAATATTATTCTTATTTAATTTTATAGGGTTCATCAATTGCCTACCTTTTTAATATTATTATATTAAATATTATATTAAATAAAATTTTATAATAGACTCCCCTAAATAAAACTGTATTAGAAATAGAAAAATGATTGACATTCTTTCTAGTTGTAACTATAATGAGTACAACGTTCCTATTTGAAGCCGGAATCCGAACTGGGAAATATAACATTGGCAAATATACTTTAATTGTAGATGAGCAAAGAGAAATCAAATTTAGCTAAAAAGGAGTTTGGTTATGAAAATAAGTAGTCGATTCACTGTAGCAGTCCACATACTATCTCTTCTATCCATTTATCCAAATCCATTGCCAACTTCAGATATGATTGCAGACAGTGTGAATACTAACGCAGTGGTAATTAGAAGAATACTTGGTATGCTTAAAAGTGCAGGACTTGTTGATATGAAACGTGGAACAGGAGGTTCATATCTTACTAAGCATATTGAAGATATAAATTTATTAGAAGTATACAAAGCGGTAAACGTAGTGGACACTGGTGGTTTATTTCAAGTTCATCAAAATCCAAACATAAATTGTCCCATAGGTGCAAATATTCAATCTGTTATTGAAGTAACATTGTTTGATGCACAAGACTCAATGGAAAATGTTCTAAAAAATGTTACAATGCTTGATGTTGTTTCGGATTTCAATGACAAGATTAATAAATAATGAAAAAGGAAACTTACAAAAGCTTCCTTTTTATATAAAAATGTATATACTTCTAATATCTATCATTTAAGCAAACATAATTGTTAAGTATTATTTTATTAATCCTTCCGCTACATTTGTTATAAAATCTTGGACATTTGTAACCAACGTTTTAACTTCTAATGTTCCTCTGTCAGATAATTTGTTAACAGAAAACTCTTGTATATCAATAGAATATATATATACTGGTCTAACAACCCCATCTTTTACAGTGTATGATGGAGTCATATTTCCTGCAGCTATCGTGTGGAGTACTGATGATAAACATATGAGCATAGTTGCATTTCTAGTATGTTTTCTCATAGCATCTTGAGACTCATACACATTATCATAAACATCTGGCAATGTATACCTATCTCTTATACTACTGGCAAGTACTACAGGAACATCATTTTCCTGGCAAGCTTTTAATATACCATCTTTAACTAACCCTGAATTTATCAATAGTTTGAGCGAACCTATTCTTCTAGCTTCATTTATAGTTGCAATATAGTTATAATGAGCAGTTTCGCGTGACTCAAAGGTTTCCTGACCTGAAACTGTTTTGAACATTGCCTTTTCTAAATCATAGGTAGCAAAGTTATTTCCAGATAAAACAGCTTGAGCATATCCATTTTCAACAATTGAAGTAAAAGCAGCTCTTGCTTCATAATCTAATGCAATTGAAGGTCCTAGGACCCAAACTATTTTTCCCGCGTGGTCCTTTTCATATTGCATAATCTTATATAATT
This window of the Clostridium estertheticum genome carries:
- a CDS encoding Rrf2 family transcriptional regulator, coding for MKISSRFTVAVHILSLLSIYPNPLPTSDMIADSVNTNAVVIRRILGMLKSAGLVDMKRGTGGSYLTKHIEDINLLEVYKAVNVVDTGGLFQVHQNPNINCPIGANIQSVIEVTLFDAQDSMENVLKNVTMLDVVSDFNDKINK